In the genome of Candidatus Microbacterium phytovorans, one region contains:
- a CDS encoding DUF4328 domain-containing protein: MSDALPPVPPAAPVPPAAPVSPTGAPYPGASPYPGAAPHPGYAPPAGYAPHPGYPPATPPTGAPGAPLPPMQPLRLVRPVRGIAAAVRWLVAAAGALALAAAGVEIFGLVSIDAFANGTGDIEALYLYDGVSVVVAVLWAAVLLAAGVCWFVWQYRAAALASAVGVPPRRAPVWHVVSWFIPVVLLWFPFQNVKDLARSSRAALSGALLGTWWALWLVGTTVSRVSAQFVSFADTLPQLSAVIGASLFSHVLLAAAAALAWLIVARITDGLQPARS, encoded by the coding sequence ATGAGCGACGCTCTGCCACCCGTCCCTCCCGCCGCGCCCGTCCCTCCCGCGGCGCCCGTCTCTCCCACCGGCGCGCCGTATCCGGGCGCATCGCCGTACCCCGGCGCTGCACCGCATCCGGGCTACGCGCCGCCTGCGGGCTACGCGCCGCATCCGGGCTATCCGCCGGCGACGCCCCCGACCGGCGCGCCCGGCGCGCCCCTGCCTCCGATGCAGCCGCTGCGCCTCGTGCGTCCGGTGCGCGGGATCGCGGCGGCCGTCCGCTGGCTCGTGGCTGCGGCCGGCGCGCTCGCGCTCGCGGCCGCGGGTGTCGAGATCTTCGGGCTCGTAAGCATCGACGCGTTCGCCAACGGGACGGGCGACATCGAGGCCCTGTACCTCTACGACGGTGTATCCGTCGTGGTGGCTGTGCTGTGGGCGGCCGTCCTCCTCGCGGCGGGTGTCTGCTGGTTCGTGTGGCAGTACCGTGCCGCCGCCCTCGCGTCGGCGGTCGGGGTTCCGCCCCGGCGCGCACCGGTGTGGCACGTCGTCTCGTGGTTCATCCCCGTCGTGCTCCTGTGGTTCCCGTTCCAGAACGTGAAGGACCTCGCGCGCAGCTCCCGTGCGGCGCTGAGCGGGGCGCTCCTGGGCACGTGGTGGGCGCTGTGGCTCGTGGGGACGACGGTCTCACGCGTCTCGGCGCAGTTCGTGAGCTTCGCCGACACGCTCCCGCAGCTGTCTGCCGTGATCGGGGCATCGCTCTTCTCCCACGTGCTCCTCGCCGCCGCCGCCGCGCTCGCGTGGCTCATCGTCGCGCGCATCACCGACGGGCTGCAGCCGGCTCGGAGCTAG
- a CDS encoding TetR/AcrR family transcriptional regulator, with protein sequence MTDDDVRAAQADAETPPIARADQRRVRGDVRRKRILGIAVDLFGEQGYRGTSLREIARRVGISDAGLLHHFGSKTGLLAATIAERDEIDRVRREEAESHGVAFVDTMRDQVARNAHSPGLVALHVVLSAEATDPQHPAHASFRDRYRNLRHQDDVAFARLQEEGELRADLDPRRIGQLVTAMMDGLQLQWLLDPDQVDMVGLFEDFLHLLEIPAADSEGAGADADATDGADAGEGGAIGG encoded by the coding sequence ATGACCGACGACGACGTCCGCGCGGCACAGGCTGACGCGGAGACACCCCCCATCGCCCGCGCCGACCAGCGCCGCGTGCGGGGAGACGTGCGACGCAAACGCATCCTCGGCATCGCCGTCGACCTCTTCGGCGAGCAGGGCTACCGCGGCACATCGTTGCGGGAAATTGCCAGACGAGTGGGCATTTCGGATGCCGGTCTCCTCCACCACTTCGGCTCGAAGACGGGCCTGCTGGCGGCGACGATCGCCGAGCGCGACGAGATCGACCGGGTGCGTCGCGAGGAGGCGGAGTCCCACGGCGTCGCGTTCGTCGACACCATGCGCGACCAGGTCGCGCGCAACGCGCACTCCCCCGGGCTCGTGGCCCTCCACGTCGTGCTGTCAGCCGAGGCGACCGACCCCCAGCATCCCGCGCACGCGTCGTTCCGCGACCGCTACCGCAACCTCCGCCATCAGGACGACGTCGCGTTCGCCCGACTGCAGGAGGAGGGAGAGCTGCGCGCCGACCTCGACCCGCGCCGCATCGGGCAGCTCGTGACCGCGATGATGGACGGCCTTCAGCTGCAGTGGCTCCTCGATCCCGACCAGGTCGACATGGTGGGCCTCTTCGAGGACTTCCTGCACCTGCTGGAGATCCCCGCCGCCGACTCCGAGGGTGCGGGTGCGGACGCGGATGCCACCGACGGTGCGGATGCCGGTGAAGGTGGCGCAATCGGCGGCTAA
- a CDS encoding extracellular solute-binding protein encodes MKMGRKMIALGAIGVVGMLALSGCGRTDDTPTGEGPSAEAIDDSPATGEITIWAMGEEGENLGDFADAFVEENPDATVTVTSIPWADVMTKYQTAVAAGTVPDAIMIGSSLLPSMVAAGGLAPVPDGVVDASTLNETAEESTQVEGVSYAVPWYVETRVLYYRSDLAEAAGMSAPTTWDEFTSFAEGFRSEGAQYGIQLPMGDAEDSTQVILPFYAQAGGEVLNETGDGYAWNHDALVAALEYYGSFFTDGLAPTSGYGDSQTSSFVDGSNPAFISGPWMVSVLADMEDADWVADNVATVPVPAGSANNDSYLGGGHLGVFADAKNADGAWKLIRWLAQADTQEAWFERTSGLPAVTSALEGFTSDPRVSVLNDQLQNTVAPPSVPSWDEMSAFIETEAEKVANGSSAEDAATAIEAKAESLGTGW; translated from the coding sequence ATGAAGATGGGACGGAAGATGATCGCGCTGGGCGCGATCGGCGTCGTCGGGATGCTGGCGCTGTCCGGCTGCGGCCGCACGGACGACACCCCGACCGGCGAAGGTCCGTCGGCCGAGGCGATCGACGACTCGCCCGCCACCGGCGAGATCACGATCTGGGCGATGGGTGAAGAGGGCGAGAACCTCGGCGACTTCGCCGACGCGTTCGTCGAGGAGAACCCCGACGCGACCGTCACCGTGACCTCGATCCCGTGGGCCGACGTCATGACCAAGTACCAGACCGCCGTGGCGGCCGGCACAGTCCCGGATGCCATCATGATCGGCTCTTCGCTGCTGCCGTCCATGGTTGCCGCCGGCGGCCTCGCACCCGTTCCCGACGGTGTCGTCGACGCCTCCACGCTCAACGAGACCGCCGAGGAGTCCACCCAGGTCGAGGGCGTCTCGTACGCCGTGCCGTGGTACGTCGAGACGCGCGTGCTCTACTACCGCAGCGACCTCGCCGAGGCTGCGGGCATGTCCGCCCCGACCACGTGGGACGAGTTCACCTCGTTCGCCGAGGGCTTCCGCAGCGAGGGTGCGCAGTACGGCATCCAGCTGCCGATGGGTGACGCCGAGGACTCGACGCAGGTCATCCTGCCGTTCTACGCGCAGGCCGGCGGCGAGGTGCTCAACGAGACGGGCGACGGCTACGCCTGGAACCACGACGCGCTCGTGGCCGCCCTGGAGTACTACGGCTCGTTCTTCACCGACGGGCTCGCCCCCACCTCGGGCTACGGCGACTCGCAGACGTCGTCGTTCGTCGACGGCTCCAACCCCGCGTTCATCTCCGGACCGTGGATGGTCTCGGTGCTGGCCGACATGGAGGATGCCGACTGGGTCGCCGACAACGTCGCCACCGTGCCCGTCCCCGCCGGTTCCGCCAACAACGACTCCTACCTGGGCGGCGGTCACCTCGGCGTCTTCGCGGATGCCAAGAACGCCGACGGCGCGTGGAAGCTGATCCGCTGGCTCGCGCAGGCCGACACGCAGGAAGCGTGGTTCGAGCGGACCAGCGGCCTTCCGGCTGTCACGTCGGCGCTCGAGGGCTTCACGTCCGACCCGCGCGTGTCCGTGCTGAACGACCAGCTGCAGAACACCGTCGCCCCGCCGTCGGTGCCGAGCTGGGACGAGATGTCGGCGTTCATCGAGACCGAGGCCGAGAAGGTCGCCAACGGGTCGAGCGCCGAGGACGCGGCCACCGCCATCGAGGCGAAGGCCGAGTCGCTCGGGACGGGCTGGTAA
- a CDS encoding sugar ABC transporter permease, producing the protein MSLTATGGAPRTAAPLRGGMAGQRRRTALVAWLFALPFLVIFAVFMLGPVIGSFAMSFTDLGVKDLRSPFAVNFIAFDNFVALFQDELFVKSIVNTFYFVLVGIPLTMALGLLLAVALNSGIERFRGVFRVGFYTPVVTSIVAVAVVWRFILQDTGLMNTVLSWVGINGPDWLNDPVWAMPSIIVMGAWRNMGTLMIIFLAGLQAIPRDVYEAAEVDGAGAWRRFTGMTLPLMRPTLLLGAVLLSVGFLQVFEEPFVMTQGGPLNSTLTISYYVYSQFGYGDYSLASAAAYVLFAFIAALSAVQFRLLRSKDN; encoded by the coding sequence ATGTCGCTCACCGCGACGGGAGGGGCGCCCCGCACGGCGGCGCCCCTCCGCGGAGGGATGGCGGGCCAGCGGCGCCGCACGGCGCTCGTCGCCTGGCTGTTCGCGCTGCCGTTCCTCGTGATCTTCGCGGTCTTCATGCTGGGGCCGGTGATCGGATCGTTCGCGATGTCGTTCACCGACCTCGGCGTGAAAGACCTCCGCTCGCCGTTCGCCGTCAACTTCATCGCGTTCGACAACTTCGTCGCGCTGTTCCAGGACGAGCTGTTCGTCAAGTCGATCGTCAACACCTTCTACTTCGTGCTCGTCGGCATCCCGCTGACGATGGCGCTGGGACTGCTGCTGGCCGTCGCCCTGAACTCCGGCATCGAGCGGTTCCGCGGTGTCTTCCGCGTGGGCTTCTACACGCCCGTCGTGACCTCGATCGTCGCGGTGGCGGTCGTGTGGCGGTTCATCCTGCAGGACACGGGGCTCATGAACACCGTCCTGTCGTGGGTCGGCATCAACGGCCCCGACTGGCTCAACGACCCCGTGTGGGCGATGCCGTCGATCATCGTGATGGGTGCCTGGCGCAACATGGGCACGCTCATGATCATCTTCCTCGCCGGTCTCCAGGCGATCCCGCGCGACGTCTACGAAGCCGCCGAGGTCGACGGCGCCGGAGCCTGGCGCCGCTTCACGGGGATGACGCTGCCGCTCATGCGACCGACGCTCCTGCTGGGCGCCGTGCTCCTGTCGGTCGGCTTCCTGCAGGTGTTCGAGGAGCCGTTCGTCATGACCCAGGGCGGACCGCTGAACTCGACGCTCACCATCAGCTACTACGTCTACAGCCAGTTCGGCTACGGCGACTACTCGCTGGCATCCGCTGCCGCCTACGTGCTGTTCGCGTTCATCGCGGCGCTGTCGGCGGTGCAGTTCCGACTGCTGCGTTCGAAGGACAACTGA
- a CDS encoding sulfite exporter TauE/SafE family protein, with protein sequence MPDLSVLAWALLAVGAVIVGLSKTAIPGAGSLAVAVFAAVLPARTSTATLLVLLIVGDVLALALYRRHADWATLLRLAPAVVLGIVVGAVFLAVADDTGVRRVIGVILLALVVTTLWLRRRAAPASPGRGAVALVGYGTLGGFTTMVANAGGPVMAMYFLAARFDVKAFLGTAAWFFAIVNVSKVPIAAGLGLLTPQSLLVDLVLVPAVLVGGAIGWRIAGRLSQRAFDRIVLVLTTLTAIYLIVAP encoded by the coding sequence GTGCCCGACCTCTCCGTCCTCGCCTGGGCGCTGCTGGCGGTGGGCGCCGTGATCGTCGGGCTGTCCAAGACGGCGATCCCGGGTGCCGGGTCTCTCGCCGTCGCGGTGTTCGCCGCCGTCCTCCCCGCCCGCACCTCGACGGCCACGCTGCTCGTGCTGCTGATCGTGGGAGACGTGCTCGCCCTCGCGCTGTACCGGCGCCATGCCGACTGGGCCACCCTGCTGCGCCTCGCGCCCGCGGTCGTGCTCGGGATCGTCGTCGGGGCCGTGTTCCTCGCCGTCGCCGACGACACGGGCGTGCGTCGCGTGATCGGGGTCATCCTCCTCGCGCTCGTCGTGACGACGCTGTGGCTCCGCCGCCGCGCCGCACCGGCCTCACCCGGTCGCGGCGCGGTCGCCCTCGTCGGCTACGGCACGCTCGGCGGCTTCACGACGATGGTCGCCAATGCGGGCGGGCCCGTGATGGCGATGTACTTCCTCGCCGCACGCTTCGATGTGAAGGCGTTCCTGGGCACCGCGGCCTGGTTCTTCGCCATCGTGAACGTGTCGAAGGTGCCCATCGCGGCGGGCCTCGGGCTGCTCACGCCGCAGAGCCTTCTCGTCGACCTCGTGCTCGTCCCGGCGGTGCTGGTGGGCGGGGCGATCGGCTGGCGGATCGCCGGGCGCCTCAGTCAGCGTGCGTTCGACCGCATCGTGCTCGTCCTGACGACGCTGACAGCGATCTACCTCATCGTCGCGCCGTGA
- a CDS encoding Type 1 glutamine amidotransferase-like domain-containing protein — translation MKLLLTSGGITNASIRAELERLLGKPIEEAHALFVPTAQWGHPMCGPQSVWRSASGRWSDQTTLTEHGWASVGILELTALPSIGTERWTPWVQDADVLLVDGGEAVYLAHWMKESGLAAMLPALDLVWVGVSAGSMVMTPRIGDQFVDWRSGDDHTLGLVDFSIFPHLDYPGWDGNTTDAAHRWAAGIDGPAYAIDDQTAISVDGDSVTVVSEGAWERFDRDAD, via the coding sequence GTGAAGCTGCTGTTGACGTCCGGGGGGATCACCAACGCGAGCATCCGCGCCGAGTTGGAGCGCCTGCTCGGCAAGCCCATCGAAGAGGCGCATGCACTGTTCGTCCCCACCGCGCAGTGGGGCCATCCGATGTGCGGTCCGCAGTCGGTGTGGCGTTCGGCATCCGGTCGTTGGTCGGATCAGACGACCCTCACGGAGCACGGCTGGGCATCCGTGGGCATCCTGGAGCTGACGGCGCTGCCCTCGATCGGCACGGAGCGCTGGACCCCCTGGGTGCAGGATGCCGATGTGCTCCTCGTCGACGGCGGGGAGGCGGTCTACCTCGCGCACTGGATGAAGGAGTCGGGCCTCGCCGCGATGCTCCCCGCCCTCGACCTCGTGTGGGTGGGCGTGAGCGCCGGCAGCATGGTCATGACTCCGCGGATCGGCGACCAGTTCGTGGATTGGCGCTCCGGCGACGACCACACGCTGGGGCTCGTCGACTTCTCGATCTTCCCCCACTTGGACTACCCCGGATGGGACGGCAATACGACGGATGCCGCGCACCGCTGGGCCGCGGGCATCGACGGTCCCGCCTACGCGATCGACGACCAGACGGCGATCTCGGTCGACGGCGACAGCGTCACCGTCGTCTCGGAGGGTGCCTGGGAGCGGTTCGACCGCGACGCGGATTGA
- a CDS encoding histidine kinase gives MTSRPPASSTPSAAPAPGVDGAPAWRTLVAASSPTASRTEAPQARRTFVRLGLGLLAVLLIVGVLAGFAAQWLAEREAVNDAANVTDVLADAVIQPSLTDELADGDPAALATFDRIVRQQVLSADVVRVKIWSPDGVVIYADEPQLVGRTFELDDAQRLALSSPATRAEVSDLSEEENEFESGPRLLEVYRPVWTPDGRTLLFEVYLPYEPVAARSADLWRGFAGVTTSSLLLLAALTAPIVWGLLRRLRTQEQRRIALLEHAVDASDAERRRIAGTLHDGPVQELVATTFAAEAAAGAAAARGSAEEAADLRRIAGAVRGNIRVLRSLLVDIYPESLQTGGLAGALHDLAATAHARGVEVRVEVEVAAGRLDDAQERLVYRIAQEALRNTVAHAAPCTATVRVFDDDGITVLEVSDDGRGFEPSILDEPPREGHLGTRVLIDLAAHEGAALRLATAPGAGTTWRLELPKQDAGREDAS, from the coding sequence GTGACCTCTCGACCCCCCGCCTCATCGACGCCGAGCGCCGCCCCCGCGCCCGGCGTCGATGGTGCGCCCGCGTGGCGCACGCTCGTGGCGGCCTCCTCGCCGACGGCATCCCGCACCGAGGCTCCTCAGGCCCGTCGCACGTTCGTGCGTCTGGGGCTCGGGCTGCTCGCCGTGCTCCTGATCGTGGGGGTGCTGGCGGGGTTCGCCGCGCAGTGGCTCGCGGAGCGCGAGGCGGTGAACGACGCCGCGAACGTGACCGATGTGCTCGCGGATGCCGTCATCCAACCCTCCCTGACCGATGAGCTCGCCGATGGCGACCCCGCGGCGCTCGCGACCTTCGACCGGATCGTGCGCCAGCAGGTGTTGAGTGCCGACGTCGTGAGGGTGAAGATCTGGAGCCCCGACGGCGTCGTGATCTACGCGGACGAGCCGCAGCTCGTCGGCCGCACGTTCGAACTCGACGACGCCCAGCGCCTCGCGCTGTCGAGCCCCGCGACGCGTGCGGAGGTGTCCGACCTCTCCGAGGAGGAGAACGAGTTCGAGTCGGGGCCGCGGCTGCTGGAGGTGTACCGCCCGGTGTGGACGCCCGACGGCCGCACGCTCCTGTTCGAGGTGTACCTGCCGTACGAGCCGGTCGCCGCCCGCTCCGCCGATCTGTGGCGAGGGTTCGCGGGCGTCACGACGAGCAGCCTCCTCCTGCTCGCCGCCCTCACCGCGCCGATCGTGTGGGGACTGCTGCGCCGCCTTCGCACCCAGGAGCAGCGGCGGATCGCACTGCTCGAGCACGCCGTCGACGCGTCGGATGCCGAACGCCGCCGCATCGCCGGGACGCTCCACGACGGCCCTGTGCAGGAGCTCGTGGCCACCACGTTCGCCGCGGAGGCCGCGGCCGGCGCGGCCGCCGCTCGCGGCAGCGCGGAGGAGGCCGCCGACCTGAGGCGGATCGCCGGGGCGGTGCGCGGCAACATCCGCGTCCTGCGGTCCCTGCTCGTCGACATCTACCCCGAGAGCCTGCAGACGGGCGGGCTCGCCGGTGCGCTCCACGATCTCGCGGCGACCGCTCACGCGCGCGGGGTCGAGGTCCGCGTGGAGGTCGAGGTGGCGGCGGGCAGGCTCGACGACGCCCAGGAGAGGCTCGTCTACCGCATCGCGCAGGAGGCCCTCCGCAACACCGTCGCCCACGCGGCCCCCTGCACCGCGACGGTGCGCGTCTTCGACGACGACGGGATCACCGTGCTCGAGGTCAGCGACGACGGACGCGGGTTCGAACCGTCGATCCTCGACGAGCCGCCGCGCGAGGGACACTTG
- a CDS encoding VIT family protein: MAQRLNWLRAGVLGANDGIVSTAAVVVGVAGATGETLPVFLAGTAALVGGAISMALGEYVSVSSQRDTERALIEKERRELRDDPDAEFVELVGLYRQQGLSEQTATAVATELTEKDALRAHLSVELNIDQDDVVSPWHAALASAVAFTVGALLPMATILLLPSPARIVATFIAVLFALAVTGYVAAWIGGARRARAVVRTVTGGAIALGATFLVGTLFGTGIA, from the coding sequence ATGGCGCAGCGCCTCAACTGGCTCCGCGCCGGGGTGCTGGGCGCCAACGACGGCATCGTCTCGACCGCGGCGGTCGTCGTCGGTGTGGCGGGCGCGACGGGCGAGACGCTTCCCGTGTTCCTGGCGGGAACGGCGGCCCTCGTCGGCGGCGCGATCTCGATGGCACTCGGCGAGTACGTGTCGGTGTCGAGCCAGCGCGACACCGAACGGGCACTCATCGAGAAGGAGCGTCGCGAACTGCGCGACGACCCGGATGCCGAGTTCGTCGAACTCGTGGGCCTGTACCGCCAGCAGGGGCTCAGCGAGCAGACCGCCACCGCGGTGGCGACCGAGCTCACCGAGAAGGACGCGCTGCGGGCGCACCTGTCGGTGGAGCTCAACATCGACCAGGACGACGTGGTCAGCCCGTGGCATGCGGCCTTGGCATCCGCCGTCGCCTTCACGGTCGGCGCCCTGCTGCCGATGGCGACGATCCTCCTGCTGCCGTCGCCGGCAAGGATCGTCGCCACCTTCATCGCGGTGCTGTTCGCCCTCGCCGTCACCGGCTACGTGGCCGCGTGGATCGGCGGCGCCCGCCGCGCCCGCGCGGTCGTCCGCACGGTCACCGGCGGCGCGATCGCGCTCGGTGCGACGTTCCTCGTGGGTACGCTGTTCGGCACCGGGATCGCATAG